In Andreesenia angusta, a single genomic region encodes these proteins:
- the rnc gene encoding ribonuclease III — MNRVIKFQERISYRFNDMDTARTALTHSSYANERKGKNISYNERLEFLGDSVLGIVVSDYIFKECPNRPEGELTKLRATIVCEGALAIGAREAELGKYLYLGKGEEYTGGRNRDSVLADAFEAVIGALYLDGGIEHSRDFIFKYLGGVIGRALSGEDLFKDYKTQLQELLQRDSSVKIEYRLEREDGPDHSKLFYTGVYVDDDLKGIGSGKSKKESEQNAAKEALSKESEDE, encoded by the coding sequence ATGAACAGAGTAATAAAGTTTCAAGAGAGGATAAGCTACAGGTTCAACGATATGGACACTGCAAGGACCGCTCTCACACACAGCTCGTACGCCAACGAGAGAAAGGGAAAGAACATAAGCTACAACGAGAGGCTGGAGTTTCTAGGTGACTCTGTGCTTGGCATAGTTGTAAGCGACTATATATTCAAGGAGTGTCCGAACAGGCCTGAGGGGGAGCTCACAAAGCTGAGAGCCACCATAGTCTGCGAGGGGGCCCTTGCCATAGGGGCTAGGGAAGCTGAGCTTGGAAAGTACCTCTACCTTGGAAAAGGGGAAGAGTATACAGGAGGAAGGAACAGGGACTCGGTGCTGGCAGACGCATTCGAGGCCGTTATAGGTGCGCTCTATCTAGACGGAGGTATTGAGCACTCAAGGGATTTCATATTCAAGTACCTGGGAGGAGTTATAGGGAGGGCGCTTTCAGGAGAGGATCTATTCAAGGACTACAAGACGCAGCTTCAGGAGCTGCTTCAACGGGACAGCAGCGTGAAGATAGAGTACAGGCTAGAGCGGGAGGACGGTCCGGACCACAGCAAGCTGTTCTACACAGGTGTCTACGTAGACGATGACTTGAAGGGAATAGGCTCTGGGAAGAGCAAGAAAGAGTCTGAGCAGAATGCGGCCAAAGAGGCGCTTTCCAAGGAGAGCGAAGATGAGTAA
- the fabF gene encoding beta-ketoacyl-ACP synthase II has product MNRRVVITGLGVLSPIGNGKESFYQALRAGKSGIGKITRFDTEAFSTKIAGEVKDFNPEEHIDKKELKKMDRYTQFAVIASKMAVEDAALDLDSIDRERFGVVLGSGTGGMETFEEQYAKYMEKGPRRISPFFIPMMITNMAAGQVSIYLGARGINETIVTACASATHATGDAFKAIQRGAADIVIAGGTEAPLTPMSLGGFSAMKALSTRNDEPERASRPFDKERDGFVMAEGAGVLVLEELEHALARGAKIYGEMLGYGMTSDANHITTPAENGEGAYRAMKIAVEDAGIKPSDVDYINAHGTSTEYNDKYETAAIKTLFGESLDKLKVSSTKSMTGHLLGAAGGVEACVCALAVSESYIPPTINYENPDESCDLNYVPNVGIEQEVNYTLSNSLGFGGHNATIVIGKYRG; this is encoded by the coding sequence ATGAACAGAAGAGTAGTCATAACTGGACTTGGTGTACTTAGCCCTATAGGAAATGGAAAAGAATCCTTCTACCAAGCGCTTAGAGCAGGAAAATCTGGAATAGGCAAAATAACGAGATTCGACACGGAGGCTTTTTCTACAAAGATAGCTGGAGAAGTCAAAGACTTCAATCCTGAAGAACATATAGATAAAAAAGAACTCAAGAAGATGGACAGATACACTCAATTCGCGGTAATCGCCAGCAAGATGGCGGTTGAAGACGCAGCCCTTGACCTTGACAGTATAGACAGAGAAAGATTCGGGGTGGTGCTTGGATCGGGAACTGGCGGAATGGAGACTTTCGAAGAGCAGTACGCCAAGTACATGGAGAAGGGACCTAGAAGAATCAGCCCGTTCTTTATACCTATGATGATAACCAACATGGCGGCAGGGCAGGTTTCGATCTACCTTGGAGCTAGAGGGATAAATGAGACGATTGTCACAGCTTGCGCATCTGCGACTCACGCTACAGGAGACGCTTTCAAGGCGATACAGAGAGGCGCTGCAGACATAGTCATAGCTGGAGGGACTGAAGCACCGCTTACACCTATGTCTCTTGGAGGATTCTCGGCTATGAAGGCGCTTTCGACTAGAAACGACGAGCCTGAGAGAGCAAGCAGACCTTTCGACAAGGAGAGAGACGGATTTGTAATGGCTGAAGGAGCTGGAGTGCTTGTGCTTGAAGAGCTAGAGCATGCGCTTGCAAGAGGAGCCAAGATATACGGGGAGATGCTGGGTTACGGAATGACTTCCGACGCAAACCACATAACTACGCCGGCAGAGAACGGAGAGGGAGCTTACAGGGCCATGAAGATAGCTGTAGAGGATGCTGGCATAAAGCCTTCTGATGTGGACTACATAAACGCCCACGGAACTTCTACAGAGTACAACGACAAGTACGAGACTGCGGCCATAAAGACGCTTTTCGGGGAGAGCTTGGACAAGCTTAAAGTCAGCTCTACAAAGTCGATGACAGGACATCTCCTAGGAGCTGCTGGAGGAGTAGAGGCTTGCGTCTGCGCACTTGCAGTCAGCGAGAGCTACATCCCTCCTACTATAAACTACGAAAACCCTGACGAGTCTTGCGACTTGAACTACGTTCCAAACGTAGGGATAGAGCAGGAAGTCAACTACACGCTTTCCAACTCGCTTGGATTCGGGGGGCATAATGCCACTATAGTTATAGGAAAATATAGAGGATAA
- the fabG gene encoding 3-oxoacyl-[acyl-carrier-protein] reductase, with the protein MECLSLEGKVSLVTGGARGLGKSIALKLASLGSDVVINDIGGEESAMETISEIESMGRKAVYIKADISKFEEAKSLVEQSVEQIGKIDVLVNNAGITRDNLIMRMSEEDFDAVINVNLKGTFNVSKAAIRGMLKTKNCSIINVSSVVGVAGNAGQTNYAASKAGVIGFTKSLAKEVAKKNVRVNAVAPGFIETDMTDKLPEEIIEGYKQNIPLGSLGSPEDVSNTVAFLASDMSKYITGQVIVVDGGLFI; encoded by the coding sequence ATGGAATGCTTGAGTTTAGAGGGAAAAGTATCGCTTGTGACAGGAGGAGCTAGAGGACTCGGAAAGTCGATAGCGCTTAAGCTTGCAAGCCTTGGGTCGGACGTAGTTATAAACGACATAGGCGGAGAAGAATCTGCAATGGAAACAATCTCAGAGATAGAGTCTATGGGAAGAAAGGCTGTCTACATAAAGGCCGACATATCCAAGTTCGAAGAGGCCAAGTCGCTTGTAGAGCAATCTGTAGAGCAGATAGGCAAGATAGATGTGCTTGTGAACAACGCAGGCATCACAAGAGACAACCTCATAATGAGGATGTCGGAAGAGGACTTTGATGCAGTTATAAACGTAAATCTGAAAGGTACTTTCAACGTCAGCAAAGCCGCTATAAGAGGCATGCTGAAGACGAAGAACTGTTCTATAATAAACGTTTCGTCTGTTGTTGGAGTTGCAGGAAACGCCGGACAGACAAACTATGCAGCTTCCAAGGCTGGTGTAATAGGCTTTACGAAGTCGCTTGCCAAAGAAGTTGCCAAGAAAAATGTAAGAGTGAACGCTGTGGCACCTGGCTTTATAGAGACGGACATGACAGACAAACTGCCTGAAGAGATAATAGAGGGATACAAGCAAAATATACCGCTTGGAAGCCTAGGGTCACCTGAGGACGTATCAAACACTGTGGCTTTCCTGGCGAGCGATATGTCAAAATATATCACTGGACAGGTAATAGTTGTAGATGGTGGATTGTTTATTTAG
- the acpP gene encoding acyl carrier protein, whose product MVFEKVKKLISEQLDVEESEIQLESSFQGDLEADSLDVVELIMAIEDEFDIEIPDEEAEKILTVKNAVDYIEQNQ is encoded by the coding sequence ATGGTATTCGAAAAAGTAAAAAAGCTTATATCAGAACAACTTGATGTTGAAGAAAGTGAGATACAATTAGAGTCTTCATTCCAAGGAGATCTAGAGGCGGATTCATTAGACGTAGTTGAACTTATAATGGCTATAGAAGACGAGTTCGATATAGAGATTCCAGATGAGGAAGCTGAGAAAATATTGACAGTTAAAAATGCCGTTGACTATATAGAGCAGAACCAATAG